From Methanosarcina lacustris Z-7289, one genomic window encodes:
- the cobT gene encoding nicotinate mononucleotide-dependent phosphoribosyltransferase CobT has translation MAWIEPEVTKKPKKPMFLCVLSSTKTAHIPKLSAAGKTAELTDYTPAGDAELMETGNIISVPVLPMTPPYDTPTPAIMTRSALKLTDTPYHFINSGLIVTPDVPCIDLKAKPGEDIREAIAVRDVQGIYERGKFLAKRLRNQTDHVIIGESIPGGTTTAMGVLTALGYNENVSSSADENPLELKKQVVEEGMKASGLTFGCLKDDPMKAIACMGDPMMPAVVGLVAGFQGTEINVVLAGGTQMAAVYAIIKHLGFNTEKISIATTRYVVEDKSAHFIELTRTLGVPVVYVADPGFGKSSLKGLHRYETGTIKEGAGAGGAMYLAGLFGVTQDEFRTEVENVCKLLKAGQ, from the coding sequence ATGGCCTGGATAGAACCGGAAGTAACGAAAAAGCCTAAAAAACCGATGTTTTTGTGCGTACTTTCCAGTACGAAGACAGCACATATCCCAAAACTCTCGGCAGCAGGGAAAACAGCTGAACTTACGGATTATACGCCTGCAGGGGATGCAGAACTTATGGAAACAGGAAACATTATCAGTGTACCGGTGCTTCCCATGACTCCTCCTTATGATACCCCTACTCCTGCGATCATGACCCGTTCGGCGCTGAAGCTTACGGACACTCCCTACCATTTCATTAATTCCGGTCTAATAGTTACTCCGGATGTCCCATGCATTGACCTTAAAGCAAAGCCCGGAGAGGACATACGAGAGGCTATTGCAGTTCGGGATGTCCAGGGCATTTACGAGCGGGGAAAATTCCTTGCCAAGAGGCTCAGAAACCAGACAGACCATGTAATAATCGGGGAAAGCATCCCCGGAGGCACAACAACAGCGATGGGAGTTTTAACAGCGTTAGGGTATAACGAAAATGTAAGCAGTAGCGCAGATGAAAACCCCCTTGAGCTTAAAAAGCAGGTTGTTGAAGAAGGAATGAAAGCCTCAGGCCTGACATTTGGCTGCCTGAAAGATGACCCTATGAAAGCTATTGCCTGCATGGGAGACCCCATGATGCCTGCTGTTGTAGGACTTGTTGCAGGTTTTCAGGGCACAGAGATCAATGTTGTCCTTGCCGGCGGAACTCAGATGGCAGCAGTCTACGCTATTATCAAACATCTGGGCTTTAACACCGAAAAAATCTCAATTGCAACAACCCGCTACGTAGTAGAGGATAAATCGGCACATTTTATCGAGCTCACAAGAACCCTGGGCGTACCGGTAGTCTATGTTGCGGACCCTGGTTTTGGGAAATCCTCCCTTAAAGGGCTTCACAGGTACGAAACGGGCACAATCAAGGAAGGTGCAGGCGCAGGCGGAGCCATGTATCTTGCAGGCCTCTTCGGGGTTACCCAGGACGAATTCCGAACCGAAGTGGAAAACGTTTGCAAATTGCTCAAAGCCGGGCAGTGA
- the proS gene encoding proline--tRNA ligase, with amino-acid sequence MAESEKEAALPPKEEFSDWYNELLWMAEIMDVRYPVKGLYVWYPFGFAIRRNTYNIIREIMDNSGHQEALFPLLIPENEFMKEAEHIKGFEDEVYWVTHGGKDLLDVPLALRPTSETAIYPMYKIWIRSHADLPLKIYQIVNTFRYETKHTRPLIRLREITSFKEAHTVHATWEDAEAQVKEAVELYTEIYRRLGVPVLRSRRPDWDKFPGADYTDAIDAVMPDGKTLQIGTAHHLGDNFAKTFDIKYEAPDGEQRYAYQTCYGISERCIAATISIHGDDKGLVLPPEIAPVQAVIIPIIFKKGAAEVLAACKDVQERLKKAGMRVEIDASDLRPGAKYYKWEMKGVPLRLEIGPRDLENNVAVAVRRDTGEKEQIPLPEIEAGVLSKFEAIHESLYEKAKTGLESRIFDCTEIEEVKEKIQKGVATIPWCGKRECGLAMEERIGAGILGIPLTPRGKGKEKCPSCGEETEIRVYVARTY; translated from the coding sequence ATGGCAGAAAGCGAAAAAGAAGCAGCACTCCCTCCAAAAGAGGAATTCAGCGATTGGTATAACGAACTCCTGTGGATGGCAGAAATAATGGACGTCCGCTACCCTGTAAAGGGACTTTATGTCTGGTACCCCTTCGGTTTTGCCATAAGAAGGAATACTTACAACATCATAAGGGAAATTATGGATAACAGCGGACACCAGGAGGCTCTCTTCCCCTTGCTTATCCCCGAAAACGAGTTCATGAAAGAAGCCGAGCACATCAAAGGCTTTGAGGATGAGGTATACTGGGTCACCCACGGAGGAAAAGACCTTCTTGATGTGCCTCTGGCTCTCCGCCCTACAAGTGAGACTGCCATCTATCCGATGTACAAAATCTGGATCAGGTCTCACGCAGATCTCCCTCTCAAGATCTATCAGATAGTCAATACTTTCCGCTACGAAACAAAACACACCCGCCCTCTGATAAGGCTCAGGGAGATTACTTCCTTTAAAGAAGCCCATACCGTGCACGCCACCTGGGAAGACGCAGAAGCCCAGGTAAAGGAAGCTGTTGAGCTTTATACCGAGATATACCGCAGGCTAGGGGTCCCTGTGCTCCGTTCAAGGAGACCTGACTGGGACAAGTTTCCAGGAGCCGACTACACCGATGCTATTGATGCCGTGATGCCTGACGGAAAGACCCTTCAAATAGGCACGGCACATCACCTTGGCGACAACTTTGCAAAGACCTTTGATATCAAGTACGAAGCCCCTGACGGCGAACAGCGCTATGCCTACCAGACCTGTTACGGGATCTCAGAGAGGTGTATTGCAGCCACGATTTCCATACATGGAGACGACAAAGGGCTCGTCTTGCCCCCTGAAATCGCACCTGTTCAAGCAGTCATTATTCCGATCATTTTCAAGAAGGGAGCAGCGGAAGTGCTTGCGGCCTGCAAGGATGTCCAGGAGCGCCTGAAGAAAGCAGGAATGAGGGTTGAAATCGATGCAAGCGATCTGCGCCCCGGGGCAAAGTATTACAAGTGGGAAATGAAGGGAGTCCCCCTCAGGCTTGAAATCGGGCCTCGAGACCTGGAAAACAATGTTGCAGTTGCTGTCAGGAGAGACACCGGAGAAAAAGAGCAGATTCCTCTGCCTGAAATTGAAGCCGGAGTGCTTTCGAAGTTTGAGGCAATCCATGAAAGCCTCTATGAGAAGGCAAAAACAGGACTTGAAAGCCGCATCTTTGACTGTACCGAAATTGAAGAAGTAAAGGAAAAAATCCAGAAAGGAGTTGCAACAATACCCTGGTGCGGCAAAAGAGAATGCGGACTTGCAATGGAAGAACGTATAGGAGCAGGCATCCTGGGAATTCCCCTGACCCCGAGAGGAAAAGGAAAGGAGAAATGCCCTTCCTGCGGAGAAGAAACCGAAATCCGCGTTTACGTCGCAAGAACATACTGA
- a CDS encoding RNA-binding protein: MKVKARVQLRKNARNKMLKDLESAFGEEMADLENKTLEKVTLDEYSLILVEGRPLMFEIEGTLFPTVRGALEMGLQKRLVVVDKGAIRFVSNGADIMAPGILEADPEIKEGDLVIIVEETHRKPLAIGRALMGGQQMVDADSGKAIKSITYVGDKLWNFEL, encoded by the coding sequence TTGAAAGTAAAGGCAAGAGTGCAGCTGAGGAAAAATGCAAGGAACAAGATGTTAAAAGACCTTGAGTCCGCCTTCGGGGAAGAGATGGCAGATCTGGAAAACAAAACTCTGGAAAAGGTTACTCTGGATGAATATTCCCTTATTCTTGTGGAAGGCAGGCCTCTTATGTTTGAAATAGAGGGGACTCTTTTCCCTACAGTCCGCGGAGCTCTTGAGATGGGGCTGCAGAAACGTCTTGTTGTTGTAGATAAAGGAGCTATTCGTTTCGTATCAAACGGAGCGGATATTATGGCCCCCGGGATCCTGGAAGCTGACCCTGAAATAAAAGAAGGAGATTTAGTAATTATAGTTGAAGAGACTCACAGAAAACCTCTTGCTATAGGAAGAGCCCTTATGGGGGGGCAACAGATGGTTGATGCAGATTCGGGAAAAGCCATAAAGTCAATAACCTATGTAGGGGACAAACTCTGGAATTTTGAGTTATGA
- a CDS encoding cell division protein SepF: protein MAKLIDKLLGGSVKNSTSAEDYTEIDLSKYEEVLENEPAETYVKIAEVSSINQISALKQEIYNGNILMIDISNIRGDDLLRDRVLKELKDVVVDVHGDIAGVKGNTVIVTPTGIKIDRSKLIGGKY from the coding sequence ATGGCAAAACTCATAGACAAACTCCTTGGCGGCAGTGTAAAAAATTCAACCAGTGCCGAAGATTACACTGAAATTGACCTCAGCAAATATGAAGAAGTCCTGGAAAACGAGCCTGCAGAGACTTACGTAAAAATTGCAGAGGTATCAAGCATCAACCAGATATCTGCACTCAAGCAGGAGATTTACAATGGGAACATCCTTATGATTGACATCTCGAACATCAGGGGCGATGACCTGTTAAGGGACAGGGTTTTAAAAGAACTGAAAGATGTTGTTGTTGATGTCCATGGAGATATTGCAGGTGTCAAAGGAAACACTGTGATTGTAACTCCTACTGGTATTAAAATAGACAGATCAAAGCTTATTGGTGGAAAATATTGA
- a CDS encoding ZPR1 zinc finger domain-containing protein, which produces MNQDYFKSENFETRTTCPLCQNDLVMKWQRDNIPYLGEIMYITAKCQCSFRFTDTMILSSKEPMRYELSVENLEDLNARVVRSTSGTIHIPEMGIDVEPGPASDSYITNIEGVLQRVQNVLMTANRWAQADEDKEKFARSQELLCMLNEVIEGKRKITVIIEDPLGNSAIISKKAVATKLSKEEAEELNTGMIVFDVEKSEIAHDILDNVQPPGGD; this is translated from the coding sequence TTGAATCAGGATTATTTTAAGAGTGAAAACTTTGAGACAAGGACCACCTGCCCTCTGTGTCAGAACGACCTTGTAATGAAGTGGCAGAGAGATAATATTCCCTATTTAGGGGAGATCATGTACATAACTGCGAAATGCCAGTGCAGTTTCCGTTTTACAGATACTATGATCCTCTCCAGTAAAGAGCCCATGCGCTATGAGCTGTCAGTTGAGAACCTGGAAGACCTGAATGCAAGAGTCGTCCGCTCAACCTCGGGAACAATCCACATTCCGGAAATGGGGATTGATGTTGAACCAGGCCCGGCTTCTGATTCGTATATAACGAACATCGAAGGTGTGCTGCAGAGGGTTCAGAATGTCCTTATGACTGCAAACAGATGGGCACAGGCAGATGAAGATAAAGAGAAGTTCGCCCGCAGCCAGGAACTCCTGTGCATGCTCAATGAAGTAATCGAAGGCAAGAGAAAAATCACAGTTATCATTGAAGACCCGCTCGGAAACAGCGCAATAATTTCGAAAAAGGCTGTTGCTACCAAACTCTCAAAGGAAGAGGCTGAGGAGCTAAACACCGGCATGATCGTTTTCGATGTTGAAAAATCCGAAATTGCACATGATATTTTGGACAATGTCCAGCCCCCCGGAGGAGATTAA
- a CDS encoding MFS transporter, translating to MNSKKLILYSSVFAIQGLSNAAIPILPELAGEGNANPAVSSLLYSGYFIGALLTLLPFGILADRIGNLKVAGLGIILTVISGLFISCSDNLWILGISRFVEGLGCGAFFPAAFSMLAEWKDSQRSLGEFNFLLNAGLAAGVFFSGMLAELGIKTAISIFTILAGFSCTLLLPEAWKLLSSGRSSREKDKFGISNSKSNSKESSGEQSGTLMTFEPARYLKKARQACSESGFWKIWGILVIFYGTTGLLTSNYPEYSADFLTKPELGLAISASYIAAMLSSLAAGRSSADYKKIVKTGIILAAVGILLSVKTPLLAFFLIGAGGGATVIGLITAISRISSSGFTMGIFNTGIYAGLGLVPVLGSLFIGPLGYETVFLGSSLVLLMMLFIKLK from the coding sequence ATGAACTCGAAAAAACTCATACTCTACTCTTCAGTTTTTGCTATCCAGGGCCTTTCCAATGCAGCAATTCCTATCCTTCCTGAGCTTGCCGGAGAGGGCAATGCGAACCCTGCGGTCTCAAGCCTGCTTTATTCCGGATATTTTATAGGGGCCCTTTTAACACTACTCCCATTCGGAATCCTTGCAGACAGAATCGGAAACCTGAAGGTAGCAGGCTTAGGAATCATACTTACGGTTATTTCGGGACTTTTTATTTCGTGTTCTGACAACCTGTGGATTCTCGGCATCTCAAGATTCGTAGAAGGCCTGGGCTGCGGGGCTTTTTTTCCTGCTGCTTTTTCCATGCTTGCGGAATGGAAAGACAGCCAGCGAAGTCTGGGAGAATTTAATTTTCTGTTAAATGCCGGACTTGCTGCAGGAGTTTTTTTCTCCGGAATGCTTGCAGAACTGGGAATCAAAACTGCAATAAGCATCTTTACCATCCTCGCAGGCTTTTCCTGTACCTTACTTCTTCCGGAAGCCTGGAAACTGCTATCTTCAGGCAGATCTAGCAGGGAAAAAGATAAATTCGGCATCTCAAACAGTAAATCAAACAGTAAAGAGTCTTCAGGAGAACAGTCCGGAACTTTAATGACCTTCGAACCCGCCAGGTACCTGAAAAAAGCCAGGCAAGCTTGTTCTGAAAGCGGATTCTGGAAAATCTGGGGAATTTTAGTTATCTTCTACGGGACCACTGGCCTGTTGACTTCAAACTATCCGGAATACAGTGCTGACTTCCTGACAAAACCGGAGCTAGGGCTTGCAATTTCTGCATCATATATAGCTGCAATGCTAAGTTCCCTGGCAGCAGGGAGATCCAGCGCGGACTATAAGAAGATAGTAAAGACAGGAATAATCCTTGCAGCTGTGGGCATTCTGCTCTCTGTAAAAACACCTCTTCTGGCATTCTTCCTTATTGGCGCCGGAGGAGGGGCCACAGTTATAGGGCTTATTACTGCCATATCCAGGATAAGCTCGAGTGGATTTACAATGGGGATCTTTAATACAGGAATTTATGCAGGTTTAGGGCTGGTACCGGTGTTAGGAAGTTTATTTATAGGTCCTTTAGGCTATGAAACGGTGTTTCTCGGAAGCTCTCTGGTGCTTCTTATGATGCTTTTTATAAAGTTGAAATGA